Sequence from the Nostoc sp. PCC 7120 = FACHB-418 genome:
GTCGACGCACTAACACCAGATTCTTCGGCGACTTGTTTCCAATTCAGTCGTTTTGACTGCCTCTGGCTGTCTAATGCTGCGTAAAAGGCTTCAACGTCAAACTGTCCTTTTGCCATTTCATCTCCAATTTCACTCTTGCAATTCTACGTCATGTGTGTAATATAATAAATAAAATTTCATTAATGAAATTGAGAGTCAGATTTGCAATTAAACTTATGACGAACAATATTGTGGTTGAGGAAATTGAATTGGAAAAATGGGTTAGACAGCACGGGGCTGTACAACCCCCGCTTGCAAAACACTACTTGGTGCGGATTGATGACCGAAGTTATAAAGTAGACGACCCCGTGATTACAGGAGGGCAGCTGCTTGATAAAGCAAGCAAGAGGCCTGTGGATGAGTACCTTATCTTCCAAATGCTAAACAACGGTCAGTTAGAAGAAATCCGCCTTGATGAAACCGTTGAACTCAGAAAGCCTGGTATCGAGCGATTCATTACTTGGCGCAGCGATCGCTCCTTCCGTTTTGTCATCGACGGTCGGCGATTTGAATGGGGAGCGCCAATTATCACAGGGTTAAAGCTGAAGGAACTTGCTGGCGTTGACCTTGCATCCTATGGAGTTTGGCTTGAACTACGTGGTGCAGAAGACCGCCCAATTGCCGATAACGAATCTGTCGATTTACAAGCACCAGGAGTCGAGCGATTCTTCACTGGTAAAAAGACTACAACGGAGGGTTAAGTAATGAGCTTTTTACCCTCAAACGATCGCCAATACCTGGAAAACAGGGGTTTACCTTTTGAAGAAGTGGTAGATGCCAGTCAAAAGGGCGTTATTTTACGCGAATTTCAGTTACCACTTGGCCGTTTTGATACTGAACAGGCAGATATCTTAATTCTCTTGCCGAGCGGATACCCAGATGCACCCCCCGATATGTTTTACCTGCTGCCGTGGGTAAAGCTGGTACAAGGTGCAAAATACCCAAAGGCAGCCGATCAACCACACCAATTTAATGGTCAGAAATGGCAGCGATGGTCGAGACATAACAATGAGTGGCGACCTGGTACAGATGGCATATGGACAATGCTCAAACGGATTGAAAATGCTCTGGAGGTGGCTGCTTGAATACTGTAAGCTTGACATTGCAAGAGCAACACTCAAATTACCTGCACGAATTGCTATTAACCATAGATGGTAAAGAGCGAGCAGCCTATGTCTTGTGTGGACAGGCCGTTATCAATGCCGACCCTTGGGATGGGCAGCCGCACCAAAAATTCATTTCTTATGAAGTAATACCAGTGCCAGAGGATGAAATTGTTTCTTTCTCTGCCAAACACATTACCTGGAAAACGGATTCTTTTGTTCGGGCATTGCAAGCGGCACAAGCAAAAAACCTGACACTAGCCGTTTTCCACAGCCACCCAGAAGGCTTGAGAGAATTCTCTATTCAAGATGATACTAACGAACCAGACTTGATTCAACTGGCACAAAACCGCAACGGCTCAGATACACAGATTTTGAGTGTTATCCTAATGCCGGATGGAAATTTGATTGGTCGCCTGTGGGTTAGTTCGCAGGAAGTTATCTCCTTGCGGATAATTCGTGTTATTGGGCAGAAAATCCGTTTGCATTATCCAAACCGGGGGCTGGGGGTTTCTCCTCCAGCATTGCAGCGACAAGCTTTAGCTTTTGGGGAAGCCCTCAATCAAGACTTATCGATGTTGCGTGTTGGGGTCATTGGTTGCGGCGGTACAGGAAGTGCGATCGCTATGTTGCTGCCAAAGATGGGTATTCGGAACATTGCACTTTTCGATAAAGACATTGTTGAGGATACAAATTTAAATCGGCTACACGGTGCGCGTCAGCCAGATGCTGATGCTATGAGTCCCAAAGTTGAAGTTGTTGCCAAGTCACTTGTGGAACTTGGACTTGGTGTTCAAGTGAGAACATATCAAGCTTGGATTGGAGAAGCAGACTGCCGCGATCC
This genomic interval carries:
- a CDS encoding ThiF family adenylyltransferase, which translates into the protein MNTVSLTLQEQHSNYLHELLLTIDGKERAAYVLCGQAVINADPWDGQPHQKFISYEVIPVPEDEIVSFSAKHITWKTDSFVRALQAAQAKNLTLAVFHSHPEGLREFSIQDDTNEPDLIQLAQNRNGSDTQILSVILMPDGNLIGRLWVSSQEVISLRIIRVIGQKIRLHYPNRGLGVSPPALQRQALAFGEALNQDLSMLRVGVIGCGGTGSAIAMLLPKMGIRNIALFDKDIVEDTNLNRLHGARQPDADAMSPKVEVVAKSLVELGLGVQVRTYQAWIGEADCRDPLKACDVIFCCTDDHTGRLMLNRFAYYYATPVFDMGLAIEVSQGETPNFQALDGRVTVLVPAPGHACLLCREIINPVIARDEALKRSNPDEYERRKAEAYVIGEGNPSPAVVLFTTEVAIMAMQELVHRLQGFRGEDGAAAHRVRKFHLTTDRKPAAILNSNCPVCGTVGSQSWGRGDVIPFLNLVE
- a CDS encoding multiubiquitin domain-containing protein; amino-acid sequence: MTNNIVVEEIELEKWVRQHGAVQPPLAKHYLVRIDDRSYKVDDPVITGGQLLDKASKRPVDEYLIFQMLNNGQLEEIRLDETVELRKPGIERFITWRSDRSFRFVIDGRRFEWGAPIITGLKLKELAGVDLASYGVWLELRGAEDRPIADNESVDLQAPGVERFFTGKKTTTEG
- a CDS encoding E2/UBC family protein, with product MSFLPSNDRQYLENRGLPFEEVVDASQKGVILREFQLPLGRFDTEQADILILLPSGYPDAPPDMFYLLPWVKLVQGAKYPKAADQPHQFNGQKWQRWSRHNNEWRPGTDGIWTMLKRIENALEVAA